In one Winogradskyella sp. MH6 genomic region, the following are encoded:
- a CDS encoding VOC family protein: MKGLRTTIYKVASLKDAKEWYSKAFKTQPYFDEPFYVGFNIGGYELGLLPDESQKGDNVLSYWGVENIQEAYQELISLGAAEHEAPHDVGEDIMVATVKDPWENIIGIIYNPHFKLP; the protein is encoded by the coding sequence ATGAAGGGATTACGAACAACAATATATAAAGTTGCAAGTTTAAAAGATGCTAAAGAATGGTATTCCAAAGCATTTAAAACACAACCGTATTTTGATGAGCCCTTTTATGTGGGCTTTAATATTGGTGGTTACGAATTAGGATTGTTGCCAGACGAATCTCAAAAAGGTGACAATGTTCTATCATATTGGGGCGTAGAAAATATTCAAGAAGCTTATCAAGAGTTAATCAGCTTAGGAGCTGCTGAACACGAAGCACCTCATGATGTAGGAGAGGATATTATGGTGGCAACGGTTAAAGATCCTTGGGAAAATATCATAGGAATTATTTATAATCCACATTTCAAATTACCTTAA
- a CDS encoding enoyl-CoA hydratase-related protein: protein MSSIQSKIENNIAWLHLNRPEVFNSFNREMALKLQSVLDDCESNPEVRAIVLTGNGKAFCAGQDLKEVTSPELNPGFKKILEEHYNPIITRIRNIKKPVIGAVNGVAAGAGANIALACDIVVAHEKVSFIQAFSLIGLIPDSAGTFFLPRLIGFQKASALAMLGDKVSADEAEKIGMIYKVLPLESFEEEVNKLALKLANMPTLALGKIKEAFNQSLTNDLESQLALESKLQIEAAQTEDYEEGVSAFVEKRKPTFKGK from the coding sequence ATGAGTTCGATTCAATCGAAAATAGAGAATAACATTGCTTGGCTTCATTTAAATAGACCAGAAGTCTTTAACAGCTTCAACCGTGAAATGGCATTAAAACTTCAATCAGTTTTAGATGACTGCGAAAGCAATCCAGAAGTAAGAGCAATTGTTTTAACTGGAAACGGAAAAGCGTTTTGTGCAGGTCAAGACTTAAAAGAAGTTACAAGTCCGGAACTAAATCCAGGATTTAAGAAAATTCTAGAGGAACATTACAACCCAATAATTACTAGAATTAGAAACATTAAGAAACCAGTTATTGGTGCTGTAAATGGTGTAGCGGCAGGAGCAGGAGCTAATATTGCGTTGGCTTGTGATATCGTCGTGGCACACGAAAAAGTAAGCTTCATTCAAGCCTTTAGTTTAATTGGTTTGATACCTGATAGCGCAGGAACGTTCTTTTTACCACGATTAATAGGCTTTCAAAAAGCATCAGCTTTAGCAATGTTAGGAGATAAGGTTTCAGCCGATGAAGCAGAAAAAATAGGAATGATTTACAAAGTTTTGCCCTTAGAAAGTTTTGAAGAGGAAGTAAATAAACTGGCCTTAAAACTCGCTAATATGCCAACATTAGCTTTAGGGAAAATTAAGGAAGCTTTCAATCAATCGTTAACCAATGATTTAGAAAGTCAACTAGCATTAGAGTCAAAATTACAAATAGAAGCAGCTCAAACCGAAGATTACGAAGAAGGCGTTTCGGCTTTTGTAGAAAAACGTAAACCAACTTTTAAAGGAAAATAA
- a CDS encoding pyridoxal-phosphate dependent enzyme: protein MNKELLIQTHQRIKPFIHRTPVLTSQLIDDIAGCKVFFKCENFQKMGAFKMRGASNAILSLSDKERQNGVVTHSSGNFAQAVSLAAKKIGVKAYIVMPENAPQAKKNGVKTYGGEIIECESTAEAREFTANKIQKETKASFLHPSNQDEVIFGNATAAMELLEEQPNLDVIIAPVGGGGLLAGTALAVNQFAPNCKVIGAEPMEVDDAYRSLKSGKIKKNESTNTIADGLKTYLGDRNFPIIKALVNKIIRVEEQEIKEAMQLIWERMKIVVEPSSAVAFAAVLKNKEEFKNKNVGIIISGGNVDLANLPF, encoded by the coding sequence ATGAACAAAGAACTTCTCATACAAACCCACCAAAGAATAAAACCATTTATTCACAGAACACCTGTGCTAACATCACAATTAATAGATGATATAGCAGGTTGTAAAGTGTTTTTTAAATGCGAAAACTTTCAGAAAATGGGAGCCTTTAAAATGAGAGGTGCATCAAATGCTATTTTATCACTTTCAGATAAAGAAAGACAAAACGGAGTCGTAACTCATTCTTCAGGTAATTTTGCTCAAGCTGTTTCATTAGCAGCTAAGAAAATAGGTGTTAAGGCATATATCGTAATGCCAGAAAATGCGCCACAAGCTAAAAAGAATGGTGTTAAAACCTATGGTGGTGAAATTATAGAATGTGAGTCGACAGCTGAAGCTAGAGAATTTACGGCGAATAAAATTCAAAAAGAAACTAAAGCGTCGTTTCTACATCCATCCAATCAGGATGAAGTGATATTTGGTAATGCTACAGCAGCTATGGAGTTGTTAGAAGAGCAGCCTAATCTTGATGTAATTATAGCACCAGTTGGAGGTGGTGGATTATTGGCAGGTACAGCTTTGGCTGTTAATCAGTTTGCTCCGAATTGTAAAGTTATAGGTGCAGAACCTATGGAAGTAGACGATGCTTATCGCTCATTAAAATCGGGAAAGATTAAAAAAAATGAAAGTACGAATACCATTGCAGACGGATTAAAAACGTATCTGGGTGATCGGAATTTTCCAATCATTAAAGCTTTGGTGAATAAAATTATCAGAGTTGAGGAACAAGAAATTAAAGAGGCCATGCAACTCATTTGGGAACGAATGAAAATAGTTGTAGAACCATCAAGCGCAGTAGCTTTTGCTGCTGTTTTGAAGAATAAAGAAGAATTTAAAAATAAGAACGTCGGAATTATCATTTCTGGCGGAAATGTAGATTTGGCAAATCTTCCATTTTGA